AACTCGCCCAGCAGGTGTAGCCGTGCCGCAAGAGCCATGTCGCCTCCCCAGGTCGCGTGGGCTTCCCAGTGCCCCCGACACGGGCGCTCAATGCGTCGTTGCAGTGACGCCGCGGTGACGGTTGCGGTGACGCCCGGGGCGCGGCCCGAGGGACGCCGAGGAGGCGCCCGGCGAGGCGCGACGGAGGCGCCGGGGGAGCGGTCGCCGTCACGCCGTCGGGACGGGCGTCCCCGAACGTGGAGGGGTCAGGAGCGAACGGCGCTCCCGCCACCGAGAGGAACGACATGTACCGGCACACGAAGGAGCTCCAGTGGAGCGCCAAGCCCGACCGTCCCGACGCGCTCTACGCGGCCAAGCTGCAGGAGGTCATCGGCGGCCAGTTCGGGGAGATGACCGTGATGATGCAGTACATGTGGCAGGGCTGGGCCTGTCGCACCCCGGGCAAGTACAAGGACATGATCCTCGACATCGGCACCGAGGAGATCGGCCACGTCGAGATGCTGACGACGCTCCTGGCCCGGCTCCTCGAGGGCGCGCCGGCCGAGACCCAGGCCGAGGCGGCGGCCGCCAACCCCGCGCTGGCAGCCGTGCTCGGCGGGCAGAACCCGCAGCACGCGATCGTCAGCGGCGGCTTCGCGATGCCCACCAACAGCATGGGCGTGCCGTGGAACGCCGGCTACATCGTCGCCAGCGGCAACCTGCTGGCCGACTTCCGCCACAACGTCATGGCCGAGGCACAGGGCCGGCTGCAGGTCGCCCGCCTGATCGGGATGACCGACGACCCGGGCGTCAAGGAGACGCTGTCCTTTGCGCTGGCCCGGGACACCTTCCACCAGCAGCAGTGGCTCCTCGGCATCGAGCAGCTCATCGAGGACGGCCACACCGACGGGCTCGAGGACTCGCGCAAGGACGAGGAGGCGGCCGGACAGAACGACGTCTTCTACAGCTTCCACGAGGGCAGCACCGCCCACGAGGGTCGCTGGGCGCAGGGCTCCACGCTGGTCGGCGACGGTGAGATCCGCTTCGAGGAGGGCCGCGCGCTCCAGGACGACGTCCAGGAGCTCCCGGCGCCCGACCCGCTGCTGTTCGGCACCTACGACGGCTCGAAGGGTCCCGGCAAGCCGGGCACCGCGGGAGGCGCCTTCGTCCAGGGCGCGCAGAACCTGGTCAGCAAGGCCAAGGACAAGCTCACTCCCGGGGAGTGAGCGGCTGCCATGTCCTCCGCGCTGACCGAGCTGCTGCTCCGCCCGCTCGCCGACGCCTTCATGCAGGTCGGCGTCTTCGTCGCCCTCATGGTGGCGCCGTTCGGCTGGGCGCGCTGCCGGTGGGGCTACCGCCTCGATGCCGCCCTCGAGCGGCGTCGGGGCGCCGGCCCCCTGGTGGCGGCGGCGCTCACGATGCCGCCCGGGTGCGGCGGCGCCATCCTGGTGATGGCGGCGTACGGACGCGGCGCGGTGTCGTACGGCGCGGCGGTCGCAGCCCTGGTGGCGACCATGGGCGACGCGTCGTGGGTGCTGCTGGCCCACGACCCGTGGCTCACCGTGCAGCTCAAGGCGCTGCTGCTCGTCGTGGGCGCCTGCACCGGGTGGCTGGTCGATGCCGTGGGCATCAGCCCGCGACGCCGCGCGGTCGCGACGGTGCCGGCGCCCGCGCCGCAGCGCCCGCCGGTGCCGGTCACGCCGGCCCAGCCGGCGCTGCCACGACCCGCCTTCGCCCTCCACGAGGTGGGCGTGCTGCCGGTGCTGCTGTGGCTGGCGATCGGCGGAGGCGCGACCGTCAGCGTGCCGGTCACCTTCCAGCTCCTCGACCCCCAGACGCTCTACCTCGTGCTGGGCGTGCTCGGGGCGTCGATGGCCATCGTGGTGTTCGTGCGCGG
This genomic stretch from Nocardioides renjunii harbors:
- a CDS encoding putative manganese transporter, whose translation is MSSALTELLLRPLADAFMQVGVFVALMVAPFGWARCRWGYRLDAALERRRGAGPLVAAALTMPPGCGGAILVMAAYGRGAVSYGAAVAALVATMGDASWVLLAHDPWLTVQLKALLLVVGACTGWLVDAVGISPRRRAVATVPAPAPQRPPVPVTPAQPALPRPAFALHEVGVLPVLLWLAIGGGATVSVPVTFQLLDPQTLYLVLGVLGASMAIVVFVRGGCRLADDDEASAEETSFAAVLRHGGHEVAFVTVWVAVAYVAWSLLTHITGFDGSQLPVLGLAGVVVGALIGLVPGCAVQIVFAGMFAAGGMPLATLVANTISQDGDALLPLLALEHRSALVATVLTTIPALVVGLGFLVLT
- a CDS encoding manganese catalase family protein, translating into MYRHTKELQWSAKPDRPDALYAAKLQEVIGGQFGEMTVMMQYMWQGWACRTPGKYKDMILDIGTEEIGHVEMLTTLLARLLEGAPAETQAEAAAANPALAAVLGGQNPQHAIVSGGFAMPTNSMGVPWNAGYIVASGNLLADFRHNVMAEAQGRLQVARLIGMTDDPGVKETLSFALARDTFHQQQWLLGIEQLIEDGHTDGLEDSRKDEEAAGQNDVFYSFHEGSTAHEGRWAQGSTLVGDGEIRFEEGRALQDDVQELPAPDPLLFGTYDGSKGPGKPGTAGGAFVQGAQNLVSKAKDKLTPGE